DNA from Anaerolineae bacterium:
TCAACTTTGGTCCAAGGGGCCATCCTAAGTGTTGCCAAAGGCCATATCCGGGTGTGTTTGCTCCCTTTGACCAATCGAGAGTAGGAGGCTCATGATGAACATTCACCTGCGCGTAAACGGCCGGGATTATTCTCTGGAGGTCACCCCACGCACCACGCTGCTCAAGGCGTTGCGTGATTTGGGCTTCACCAGTGTGCGCTACGGCTGCGATGAAGGCGCGTGCGGCGCCTGCACCGTGTTGCTCGACGGCCAGCCTGCGGCTTCCTGCCTGATGCTGGCCGCTCAGGCCGAAGGCCACGATATCACCACCATCGAAGCCCTGGGTGAGCACCCGGAGCAGGGCTGGAAGGATACTCAGGGATTGCATGTCATCCAGCAGGCCTTTGTGGAAACGGGCGCCATTCAAAGTGGGTACAACACCCCGGGGACGATTTTGCTGGCCAAGCATCTGCTGGAGCGCAATCCCAACCCCACCGAAGAAGAGGTGCGCGAGGCGCTTTCGGGCGTTTTGGTACGCGATACCGGCGGGGTGAAGCCGGTTCAGGCCGTGTTGCTGGCCGCCGCACGCCTGCGTGGGGAAGCCCAGGAGACGGTTCCGGAAGTCTGGGAGCGCACTGTCCGAAAGGTGGCGGAAACCACCCCGGAGCCCGGGGCCGACGAGGCCGAACGTGTGGGGCCGGTTCTCACCTCGGAGGAACGGGAGACGCTCCAGGGGCAGGTTTTCCCCAAGATGTATCTCGTCCCGCAGGTGCCCGCTTATCGCCGGGTGGGGCGTCCGGAACCCAAGGCGGATGCTGTCAAACTGGCTTTGGGCAACCCTGCCTTTACCGCCGATATTCAACTCCCGGGGATGCTGGTGGCCAAGGTGCTGCGTAGCCCGGTGGCTCATGCCCGCATCAAGCGCATCGATGTGAGCAAGGCCAAGGCGTTGCCTGGTGTGCACGCCGTGCTCACCTGGAAGGACCTTCCTCGCGTGCCGCATTCCACCGCCGGGCAGTCTTACCCCATCCCTGGCCCTCAGGACACCTTTTCGCTGGACAACAAGGTGCGCTTTGTGGGCGACCGGGTGGCCTTTGTGGCCGCCGAGAGTGAGGAGATCGCCGAAGAGGCGCTGCGGCTCATCGAGGTGGAATACGAACCGCTGCCGGCGGTGTTCGACCCGCGTGAGGCTTTGAAGGAAGGCGCGCCGGTGATCCACGACGAGGAGGATTACATTGGCTTTGGCGACAGCGACCCGCAGCGCAATCTGGCGGCCAAAATTCGTATCGACCTGGGCGATGTGGAGAAGGGCTTGGAAGAAGCGGATTACATCTTCGAGGCCGAGTACGAGACGCCCAAAGTGCAGCACGCCCATGTGGAGCCGCATGTCACCGTGACCTACTGGGATGAGGACGGGCGGCTGGTGATTCGCACCAGCACGCAGGTGCCCTTCCATGTGCGCCGTATGTTGGCCGATGTGTTGCAACTTCCCGTCAAACGTATCCGTGTGGTTAAGCCCCGCCTGGGGGATGGTTATGGCGGCAAGCAAGAGATTCTGACCGAGGATGTGGCCGCCCATCTGACCATCGCCACTGGTCGACCGGTGCTTTACATGATGACCCGTGAGGAGCAGTTCCTGGAAGCCCGCAGCCGACACCGTATGATCATCCGGATAAAGACCGGCGTGAAAAAAGACGGCACGCTGACGGCCAACGCCATGTACTTGATTTCCGATACCGGCGCCTACGGCGGCCACGCGCTCACCGTGGCGGGGAATGTGGGCCACAAGCCTCTGGCCCTTTACCCCGGCGATGGGAAGTACCGCGAGGACCCCAACATCCGCTTTTACGCCGATGTGGCCTACACCAACCGCGTGCCGGCCGGGGCCTATCGCGGCTATGGAGCCACGCAGGGCGCATGGGCCGTAGAGCGGCACATGGATAAAATCGCCCGGTCCTTGGGTATGGACCCGTTGGAGTTCCGCCTGAAGAATGCTCTGCGGCCCGGCGAGTTGCATCCCTTCAGCCGCGCCTGGAGCGAAGGACGCGATCCTCGCCCCGAGGTCATCGAGACCAATGGCCTGGCCGAATGCGTGCGCGTGGGACGGGAGACTATAGGCTGGGATGAGAAGTACGGCAACCCTGAATGGCACCAGGTGCCCGGCAAGCCGCATTTGCGGCGCGGCATCGGGGCGGCTTTCATCATGCAGGGCACGGCCATACCCTACCTGGATATGGGCGGCGCGTTTATCAAGATGAACGACGATGGGTCCTTCAACCTCATGGTCGGGGGCGCTGACATCGGCACCGGTGCGGATACGGTCATCGCCCAAATGGTGGCCGAGGTGCTGGGGGTGCCCGTGGAAGACATCATCGTGCACTCCGGCGATACGGACTTCACCCCCTTCGACAAGGGGGCTTACGCCTCAAGCACGACCTACATCAGCGGCGGGGCGGCTGTGCGCGCGGCCGAGGTGGTGGCCGAGCGCATCCGTATCCGTGCCGCGCGGTTGCTGAACCAGCGGGGCGACGGCCCGGAGGTCAGGCCGGAGGACATCCAACTGGCCGACCGCAAGGCCATGGCTCCGGATGGGCGCGCGGTGACCTTCGCTGAGAGCGCGCTTAACGCCTTGCATCTCGAGGACCATGAGCAAATTATGGGCTCAGCCTCCATGTGGACGCCCAAGTCACCGCCGCCTTTCGGCGTCCAGTTCGCCGAGGTGGTAGTGGACACCGAAACGGGCCAGGTGACGGTGGAGCGCATCCTCACGGTGCTCGATTCTGGGGTCATCATCAACCCGCTGGGCGCCAGCGGCCAGGTGGAAGGGGCGGTGCAGCACTCCCTGGGCTTCGCCCTCTGTGAGGAACTCACGGTGGACGAGGCGGGCCGCCCGTTGCAACGCTCCTTCCGGGACTATCATGTCTTCCAAACCAACGAGATGCCCCGCGTGGAGACCATTTTCGTCGAAACTTTCGAACCCTCGCATCCCTTTGGGGTGAAGTCGGTCTCGGAGATCCCGATGAACGGCATCGCGCCAGCCATTGCCAACGCGGTCTATGACGCCGTGGGCGTGGACATCGACGCCAACCCGCTGACGCCGGAGAAGGTCTGGCGGGCGCTGCGCGCGGAGGCCTCCTGAGCGGCCTTTATGGGCCTTTATTCCTGCCCCCGGCGATCTTTGTGAGCCCTTCCATTACTGGGAAGGGCTTTTTTGCGTGAGAAACGGCCCTGCTTGTGGATGAACACTCTGGGCCGTTAGGCCAACCTGCTCAACGATGGAGACGCGCCGTAAGCCAAACGCTCCGCATCAGACCATCGAGCCGTGAGCAAGGCCCCGGCTCTTTTTGTGTTGTCCTGCCACGCGACCAAAGGGCCCTGCTGCTGAAAATCGATTACAATAAGGGTGCGCTAGCACTGTTTATGGAGGCCTTTCATGCCCGGAACACCCCTCTATGTCGTCGGTCATGTTAACCCCGATACGGATTCCATCGCCTCGGCCCTGGGCTATGCTTGGCTGTTGCGCGAACGGGATGAAGTGAACGCTGTGGCGGCCCGCGCCGGCTCGCTGAACCCGCAGACCAGTTGGGTGCTGGAGCGCTTGGGTCTGGAACCGCCCGTGTTGCTCACCGACGCTTCGCCGCGTTTCGGGGCCGTGGCCCGGCGATTGGACACCGTGCTGCCGGAAACGCCTTTGCGCGAGGCGTGGGCCATCGCCAGTCGTACCGGTGGGGTGGTCCCTGTGCTCAACGAGGACGGCACGCCTTACGGCTTGATCACCGGCCTGAGCCTGTTTGAGTTCCTGGTCAAACTGACCGGCCCGCGGGTGCGGGAGGGCTCCCAGGCCATCGCTGCTATTCTGGACCTGCCCAGCCGTGAGGCGGCCGATACCGAGGTGCCTCGCTTTCGCGCCGATTACCACATCCGCGATGCTTTGCCGCGCATCTTTCGCGAGGAGCGCAACTTTTTCCTGGTAGTGGACGAGGCCGGGCGTTATGCCGGCGTGTGCCGCCAGCGCGACCTGCTCAACCCGCCACGGCTGCGCCTGGTGTTGGTGGATCACAATGAGCCGGGGCAGGCGGTAGGCGCCATCGAGGAAGCCGAGGTGGTGGAAATCCTCGACCACCATCGTTTGGGCAACCCCCACACCAAGCGTCCCATCCGCTTCACGGTGGATGTGGTGGGCAGCACGAGCACCCTGGTCACCGAGCGTATCGAGGAGGCTGGGTTCAGCGCCCCGCCGGAGATCGCCGGCGTGCTTTTGGCTGGGTTGCTCTCCGATACCCTGGTGCTGACCTCGCCCACTACCACAAAGAGGGATAAAGAGGCCGCGGAGCGCCTGGCCCGTTGGGCCTTTGTGGGCGGCAGCCCCTTGGCCGGGGAAACCCTGGCTTCTTTTGGCCAGGCTTTGCTGCAAGCCGGCGCCGGGCTTTCTTCACGTACGCCGGAGGAAATTGTCAGCGGTGACATGAAGCAATACGAAGCCGGCGCCTACCGTTTCCTCATCTCCCAGGTGGAGGTGACCGATCTGGTGCAACTGGACGAATATCTGGAGGCCATTCGCGAGGCGTTGGAGCGGTTGCGCGAGAGCCAGGGGGCCGACTTTGCCATCCTGATGGTGACCGATGTGGTGAAAGGCTCCAGCCGCCTGGTGCTTTCCAGCCCGCCGGAGGTGTTGGACGACCTGCCGTATCCCAAATTGCCTGACGGCACCCGCGTCGCCGAGGGCGTGGTTTCGCGCAAGAAGCAGTTGTTGCCCGTTGTTCTGGGGTTGTTGGAGTGACGCGATGAGGCCTGAGGATCGGCGTGGAAAACTCGCGGCGTTGTGCCAACGGTTTGGTATTGAGATTTTGTACGCCTTTGACAGGCGCGCTCAAGAGGTGCTGAAATGGGCTTTGGGACAACGGGAACGATTGACCCCTGGCTCTTCCGATGTAGGTATTGGGGCTAAGCCGACTGGTGAGGCGACCTTCGGCTTGCACGAACAAGTGGAATTCGCCTTAGCCCTGGAGGAACTCCTGGAGATTCCTCGAGCGGTTGAATTTGATCTTGAGAGGGGGTAAAGTCACGTGATGGCCGGGAAGGTGAATCAGCCCATTGTGGCCGATCGCTTGGCCTGGATTGAGCGCATGGTAGTGCGTGTTCGCGCCTTGCCTTTAGGTAGCAAGGGCGTTTTGGATGCACGGAATGCCCATTTGATGGCTTTATTGGCTAGATACCGTAATCGTCTGGTGCACTTTTACCACGAAATCTCCCCTGGAGTTGGATACCATTTGCACACGGGATATCGAAGACATCCTGTATTTGGCCGAAACATTGCGCCGTTGGGTTATCGCTCAGACCGACCGACTTGACCGCACTTTGTAGAAGGAGTCCGCCCATGTGGAAGACCTACATCCTGCCCGCCACGCTGAACGAAGCCCTGGATGCGTTGGCCGAATTCGGTTCCAAGGCCCGCCTTGTCGCTGGCGCTACTGACCTGATGCTGGAACTTAAACGTGGCCAACGTCCTGAGGTGGAGGCCTTGATTGACATCACCCGCATCCCCGGCCTGGAGGCCATCCGCCTGGACGAGGAAGGCTGGGTGCATCTTGGTCCCCTGGTAACGCACAATCATGTGGTGGCCTCATCCTTGTTACGCCAGCGGGCTTTTCCCCTGGTCAAGGCCTGCTGGGAGATTGGCTCGCCGCAAATACGCAACCGGGGCACCGTGGCCGGGAACCTGATCACCGCCTCCCCGGCCAACGACACCATTGCTCCTTTGATGGCGCTGGGTGCCCGCGTCACCCTGCGCTCCAAGACCGGGGAGCGCACCGTGGCGCTGGAGGATTTTTACACCGGCGTGCGCCGCACGGTGATGCGCCCTGACGAGATACTCACCGATGTCGCCTTCCCGGCGCTGCAACCCAACCAGCGGGGCACTTTCCTCAAACTGGGCCTGCGGCAGGCGCAGGCGATTTCGGTGGTCAACACGGCGGTGGTCCTCACTTTCGCCGACGAAGCCCGGCGTCGGGTGGCGGAGGCGCACATCACTCTGGGTGCTGTTGCGCCTACCATTGTCCATGCCAAGGAGACCGAGGCCTATCTGGCCGGGAAGACCCTGGACGATGAGACCATCGCCGAGGCCTCCCGGTTGGCCGTGCGGGCGGCGCGCCCCATCGATGACCTGCGTGGCTCGGCGGCGTATCGGCGCAAGATGGTGGAGGTGTTGGTGCGGCGGGCTCTGGAAGCCCTGGCCCAGGGCCGCGAACGGGAGGAAGTGCCCGCGGAGCCGCCGTTGTTGTGGGGGCAGGCTCGTAGCCCCTGGGGTCAGCCCCTCGCCCAGGGGGTCCGGTTCGAGGTAGGGCGGGAAAACGTTATTGAGGTCACCATCAACGGGCAACGGCACACCTTGCGGGCCGGGTGGCAGAAGTCCTTGCTGGATTTCTTGCGCGACGAGGCGGGCTTTACCGGCCCCAAGGAGGGCTGCGCCGAGGGCGAATGTGGGGCGTGTACTGTGCATCTGGATGGAGTGGCGGTGATGAGTTGTCTGGTGCCTGCCCCGCGCGCTCACCTGGCCGAGGTGGTGACGGTGGAGGGCCTGGCGCAAGAGAAGCGCCTGCATCCGGTGCAGCAGGCCTTTGTAGAGGCCGGAGCAGTGCAGTGCGGCTATTGCACCCCGGGCTTTATCATGTCGGCGGCCAAATGGCTGGAGGAGAAGCCAGCCCTAGACGGTGAAAGCATCCGCTGGGCGCTGAGCGGCAACCTCTGCCGCTGTACGGGTTACTACAAAATCGTGCGGGCTGTGGAGCAGGCGGTGCGCGGAGGTGGCTGATGGGCCGATATGACCGCTTTGGCCGTTCGCCTTTGCCCTCCTGGCGTCAACGTTGGGAGCAGGCTCACCCACTTTGGGGGCCCTTGGGCTGTCTGTTTGCCGTCATCCTGCTGGTGCTGGGATACGCCCTGGCGGTGTTGACCCTGCAAAATGAGGCGGTGCGCCAATGGGTGGACGCTTCGCCGGGCTTGCGTTTCCAGGGTGCTGACCCTTATCTCCTGGCCAAAGTTTTGTTCACCCTGGTTTATGGAGTGCTGTTGTATGGCCTTCTGGGCCTGATCTACGCGGCATTGCTGCGCACTTTTGAGGCGACGCCGGATATGCCCTGGGACCTGCGGGCCTCGGTGCGTCGCCCGCGAAAACGGCTGTTGCGCGTGCTGCAGGGCCTGGCGCCCGTTTTGAGCCTGGGTATGGTGTTATGGACTGTGCCCTGGATGAAGACGCAGCCGTGGTATCGCCCTATCCCTGCCCTCCAGGTACCGGGGCCAATCCCCGACCTCTTTTTCTATGTGTTGGCTTTTGGCCTCTGGTACTACCTGTTTCAGGTGCTTGCCGTTTTGCTCAACATGCTCTTGCTGGCCTTGCTCAAGGCGCTGACCGAGCAACCTTCTGCCGAGGATGACCTCTGATGGAACGCACGGTGCCCCAAACCGCTTCCGAGGAAATCGAACTCTACCAACGCACCTACTACTCTCTGTTGCGGAGCACCGATGAAGTGCCCATCCGGGCCCTGGAGGAGGTACACCTGCGCATGGGGTCCCTGCTGCACCCCGGGGCGGCGGCGTCGGACCCCGATCCGGGCGCGCTGATCTACAGTGTGTTGCGCCTCCCCGATTGCATCTTCCGCACCCGCAGGGTGGTGTTGGGGCAGAGCCCGCAGGTGTTTCGTGATTTCGATATCGGCGAGGTGGAGACCTGGGAGCGGGTTTCGGCCAAAGCCCGCCGCCGTCCGTGCTTCTTTGACGGCGAGGAGACTCTGGCCTGCTATATTGCCAGCCGCTCGGACATCGACGATGTGTTGCCCATCCTCACCGCGTTGCAGGTGGAATGGAACAAACTCCAGCGCCTGCTTCAGGAAACCTCCGAGGCGTTTCGGGAGGCCCTGCAACAGAACGCAGTACCCGATGCGGCTCTGGCCAGGGCGTTACACCTGCCCCTGGAGGATGTGCGCCGTTTGTGGGCCATCCGGGGCGCGGAATTCCCGGCCCATCTGGACGCCATCGCGCGCCAACCCAAACGCTTAGTGGTGCGCTTGCTCAGCGGTTCCCTGAGCGAGTACCGGCGGGCCACGCTGGCCTGGTGGGAGGTGATCGAGCAACGGGTGCCCGATTTGCGCCAGCGGCCGGTGTATTTCGTTTCGAGCAATCCGCACAGTTTCCCCAATTTGCTGGCTGGGTTTGCCCTGCGCCACCAGGCGACCCTGATGCGCTTTGTCGAGGCTTCCCAGGGCCCCTTGCTCCAGGAGGAATGGAGACAGATTCGCGAAGGACGGGTGCCTTCGAGCAAAGAGAACTTTTTCTATTACGCGCTGAAGAAATATCAGGCCACGCCCGCTGGGCAACCCACCCGCGCCGAGCAACGGGCTCACGAAGAGGCTTTGGGCATTCTGCGCATTCCTGCAGAGCACAGTTTTGATGTGGAGGCTCAAGTCATCGACTTGAGCCGTTTGCGCCAGGCCTGCGTCGACCCTCGCCTGCGTGATCTGCCCTGGGAGACCTTGCAGCGGAGCGAGGCGTATATCCTCAATATCGACTATCCACTGGGTATGGGGGCTTATCACATCCTCACCCTGGTCGCCGAGCGGGTGGGGTGCGTGCTGGGGGTCTACATCATGGGCAAGGCCGCCACGCTCAACGGCGCCATTGGCGATGTGATGATCCCCAATGTGGTGCACGACGAGCACTCGCAGAACACCTACCTTTTTGGGAACCCCTTCACCGCCCGCCATGTGGCGCCCTTCCTCACTTACGGCACGGTGCTGGACAATCAAAAAGCGGTCACCGTGCGCGGCACCTTTTTGCAAACCGCGCGCTACATGGATGTGTTCTATCGGGAGGGGTACACGGATATCGAGATGGAGGCCGGGCCGTATCTCTCGGCGGTGTACGAAATGGTGCGCCCCAAACGTTACCCGGTCAATGAAATCGTCAACTTGCACGGCACGCCCTTTGAGGTGGGCATCCTGCACTATGCTTCAGCCACTCCTTTGAGCAAGGGAAAGAACTTGGGGGCGGGTAGCCTTTCCTACCGGGGGATGGACCCCACCTACGCCACGGCCATTGCCATCCTGCGCCGCATTGTCCATCGAGAAGCCCAACGAATTTCGGAGGGGTAGCATGACGCGTATCATCGGCCAACCGTTCCGCCGTGTGGATGTCCTTGCCAAGGTGACCGGCAAGGCGCAGTATCCGGGCGACATCGATTTGCCCAACCAGTGTTACATGAAGATCAAGTTTGCCGAACGGGCTCACGCCATCGTCAAGCGTATCGATACGAGCAAAGCCGAAGCGCTGGAGGGGGTGATCGCGGTGTTCACGGCCAAGGATGTGCCGGTGAACGAGTACGGTTTGATGGAGCCTGATCAGCCGGTGCTCTGCGGCCCGGGTTCGTCCAAACCCTATGCCGACCGGGTGCGTTTCGTGGGCGACCAGGTGGCCTTGGTGGTCGCCGAGACCCCGGAAATCGCCGCCAAAGGCGTGGAATTCATCGAGGTGGATTACGAGGACCTGCCGGTGGTGGACGACCCTTTGGCGGCCATGCAGCCGGATGCGCCTCTGGTGCATCCGGAGCGTGGTTCCAATGTGTTCGTCGAATATCGCATCCGCAAGGGGGATGTGGAGGAAGGCTTTGCCCAGGCCGATGTGATTGTTGAAGGGGAGTATCGTACCCCCACCCAGGAGCACGCTTACCTGCAGCCCGAGGCCGGCCTGGCTTATGTGGACGAAGAGGGGCGAGTGACGGTCATCGTGGCCGGGCAGTGGGCTCACGAAGACCGCGAGCAGATCGCCCACGCCCTGGGGCTGCCTGAGGAGAGGGTGCGCGTTATCTATCCGGCCATCGGCGGCGCCTTTGGCGGACGGGAAGATATGTCGGTGCAAATCGTGCTCGCGCTGGCCGCCTGGCGGTTGCACCAGCAGGGCATCGATCGCCCGGTGAAGATCGTCTGGAGCCGGGAAGAGTCCATCATCGGCCACGGCAAGCGGCACCCCTTCATCATCCGCGCCAAATGGGGGGGCACCAAAGAAGGCAAAATCGTGGCCGCCAGGATGGAACTCATCGCCGACGGGGGCGCTTACATCTACACCAGCACCAAGGTGTTGGGGAACGCCGTCATCACCTGCACGGGGCCGTACGAAATCCCCCATGTGTGGGTGGACGCTTACGGCGTGTACACCAATCACCTGCCCTCGGCGGCCTTCCGCGGCTTTGGCGCACCCCAGGGCATCTTTGCCGCGGAGATGCAGATGAACAAGCTGGCCGAGGCGTTGGGGATGGACCCCGTGGAGTTGCGGATGCGGAATGTGTTCCGCGAGGGCAGCCTGATGTCCGTGGGGACGCCGGTGCCCGAAGGGGTGACCATGGCCGAGGTGCTGGCCGAGACCGCCCGCGCGGCCGGATGGGAGCAAGGGCCTCAGGGCTGGCACCGGCCCGAAGACGCCGACGAACGCTGGCCCGGGCCGGCGTGGCGTAAGCCTGCGCCCTCGTATATCAGGCGTGGCATCGGTCTCGCCATCGGTTTCAAGAATGTGGGCTTTTCCTTTGGCTTCCCGGAGCATAGTTGGGCCAGGGTGGAACTCTATGGCGGCACGGAGATTGAGCGGGCCGTGGTGTACCATGCCGGGGCCGAGGTGGGGCAGGGGGCGCATAGCGCCTTCGTGCAGATGGCGGCCGAAGCGTTGGGTATCTCGCCGGACAAAGTGACCTTGGTGGTCTCGGATACCGGCCTTACCGAGAGTTCGGGCAGCGCCTCGGCGTCACGGATGACCTTTATGGCGGGGAACGCCATCAAAGGGGCCTGTGAGCGGGCGTTGGCGAAATGGCACAACGAAAAGCGCCCCGCCGTAGCCGAATATACCTATCATCCGCCGCAGACCACGCCCTTTGATCCCGAAACCGGGCACTCGAAGCCCAACTTCACCTATGGGTATGTGGCCGCGGCGGTGGCCCTGGAGGTGGATAGCGACACCGGCCAGGTACGTCCAGTGGAGGTGATCTTAGGGAACGATGTGGGGCAGGCCATCAATCCTCAGCAAGTGGAAGGCCAGATCGAAGGCGGCGTGGTGCAGGCCCTGGGCTGGACCCTGCTGGAGCACTTCCTCTACGACGAACAGGGGCGGGTGGTCACCGACCGACTGTCCACCTATCTCATTCCCACGGCGCTGGATGTGCCGGTGAAAGTACGCCCGCTTATCCTCGAGTACCCCGACCCCTTGGGCCCCTGGGGCGCCCGAGGCATGGGCGAAATGCCCTTCCTGCCGGTCGCCCCGGCGGTGATGCAGGCCATGCGTCAGGCGGTTGGCGTATGGTTCGACGACTTCCCCCTGACGCCGGAGCGGGTGTTGCGGGGGTTGGGCGCGTTCTCGTGAACCGGGACGGGAGGCGTGGGTGACGATTGCCGGCGTGGTCCTGGCCGCCGGGGCGGGGCGGCGCATGGGCCGACCCAAAGCCTTGCTTCGCTGGCAAGGTGAGCCCCTGGTGCATCGGGCGGCACGGGTGGCCTTGGAGGCCGGGCTGGCGCCGGTGGTTGTGGTGCTGGGCGCGGCGGCCAGGGAAGCGCGCCAAGCCGTGGCCGACCTCCCGGTGGAGGTCTGCGTCAACCGGCGCTGGCAGGAAGGCATGGGCACCTCGGTGGCGGTGGGGGTGTCTGCGCTGCCGGAAAAGGTCGAGGCCGCCGTCTTCCTGTTGGTGGACCAGCCTTTCGTCACGCCGGAGGTGATCCGGGCCATGGTAGCCCATCACCGGGCCACGGGAGCCCCTGTGGTGGCCCCGGAAGTGGCAGGGCGGCGCACCAACCCGGTGCTTTTTTCCGCCACCCTGTTCCCGGCGTTGCGTCGGTTGCAAGGGGATGTAGGCGGTCGGGCGCTGTTCGCCCGCTATCCGCCCGCCCTGGTCCCGTGGCCCGACAGGCGTTTGGCGGTGGATTGGGACCGCCCGGAGGATGTGTTGCTCTGGAAGGAAGGGAAATCATGAGCGAAAAGCCCCTCGTGGTGCTCACGCACCCTTTGCCC
Protein-coding regions in this window:
- a CDS encoding nucleotidyltransferase family protein gives rise to the protein MTIAGVVLAAGAGRRMGRPKALLRWQGEPLVHRAARVALEAGLAPVVVVLGAAAREARQAVADLPVEVCVNRRWQEGMGTSVAVGVSALPEKVEAAVFLLVDQPFVTPEVIRAMVAHHRATGAPVVAPEVAGRRTNPVLFSATLFPALRRLQGDVGGRALFARYPPALVPWPDRRLAVDWDRPEDVLLWKEGKS
- a CDS encoding CBS domain-containing protein, which translates into the protein MPGTPLYVVGHVNPDTDSIASALGYAWLLRERDEVNAVAARAGSLNPQTSWVLERLGLEPPVLLTDASPRFGAVARRLDTVLPETPLREAWAIASRTGGVVPVLNEDGTPYGLITGLSLFEFLVKLTGPRVREGSQAIAAILDLPSREAADTEVPRFRADYHIRDALPRIFREERNFFLVVDEAGRYAGVCRQRDLLNPPRLRLVLVDHNEPGQAVGAIEEAEVVEILDHHRLGNPHTKRPIRFTVDVVGSTSTLVTERIEEAGFSAPPEIAGVLLAGLLSDTLVLTSPTTTKRDKEAAERLARWAFVGGSPLAGETLASFGQALLQAGAGLSSRTPEEIVSGDMKQYEAGAYRFLISQVEVTDLVQLDEYLEAIREALERLRESQGADFAILMVTDVVKGSSRLVLSSPPEVLDDLPYPKLPDGTRVAEGVVSRKKQLLPVVLGLLE
- a CDS encoding xanthine dehydrogenase family protein; the protein is MTRIIGQPFRRVDVLAKVTGKAQYPGDIDLPNQCYMKIKFAERAHAIVKRIDTSKAEALEGVIAVFTAKDVPVNEYGLMEPDQPVLCGPGSSKPYADRVRFVGDQVALVVAETPEIAAKGVEFIEVDYEDLPVVDDPLAAMQPDAPLVHPERGSNVFVEYRIRKGDVEEGFAQADVIVEGEYRTPTQEHAYLQPEAGLAYVDEEGRVTVIVAGQWAHEDREQIAHALGLPEERVRVIYPAIGGAFGGREDMSVQIVLALAAWRLHQQGIDRPVKIVWSREESIIGHGKRHPFIIRAKWGGTKEGKIVAARMELIADGGAYIYTSTKVLGNAVITCTGPYEIPHVWVDAYGVYTNHLPSAAFRGFGAPQGIFAAEMQMNKLAEALGMDPVELRMRNVFREGSLMSVGTPVPEGVTMAEVLAETARAAGWEQGPQGWHRPEDADERWPGPAWRKPAPSYIRRGIGLAIGFKNVGFSFGFPEHSWARVELYGGTEIERAVVYHAGAEVGQGAHSAFVQMAAEALGISPDKVTLVVSDTGLTESSGSASASRMTFMAGNAIKGACERALAKWHNEKRPAVAEYTYHPPQTTPFDPETGHSKPNFTYGYVAAAVALEVDSDTGQVRPVEVILGNDVGQAINPQQVEGQIEGGVVQALGWTLLEHFLYDEQGRVVTDRLSTYLIPTALDVPVKVRPLILEYPDPLGPWGARGMGEMPFLPVAPAVMQAMRQAVGVWFDDFPLTPERVLRGLGAFS
- a CDS encoding molybdopterin-dependent oxidoreductase, producing MNIHLRVNGRDYSLEVTPRTTLLKALRDLGFTSVRYGCDEGACGACTVLLDGQPAASCLMLAAQAEGHDITTIEALGEHPEQGWKDTQGLHVIQQAFVETGAIQSGYNTPGTILLAKHLLERNPNPTEEEVREALSGVLVRDTGGVKPVQAVLLAAARLRGEAQETVPEVWERTVRKVAETTPEPGADEAERVGPVLTSEERETLQGQVFPKMYLVPQVPAYRRVGRPEPKADAVKLALGNPAFTADIQLPGMLVAKVLRSPVAHARIKRIDVSKAKALPGVHAVLTWKDLPRVPHSTAGQSYPIPGPQDTFSLDNKVRFVGDRVAFVAAESEEIAEEALRLIEVEYEPLPAVFDPREALKEGAPVIHDEEDYIGFGDSDPQRNLAAKIRIDLGDVEKGLEEADYIFEAEYETPKVQHAHVEPHVTVTYWDEDGRLVIRTSTQVPFHVRRMLADVLQLPVKRIRVVKPRLGDGYGGKQEILTEDVAAHLTIATGRPVLYMMTREEQFLEARSRHRMIIRIKTGVKKDGTLTANAMYLISDTGAYGGHALTVAGNVGHKPLALYPGDGKYREDPNIRFYADVAYTNRVPAGAYRGYGATQGAWAVERHMDKIARSLGMDPLEFRLKNALRPGELHPFSRAWSEGRDPRPEVIETNGLAECVRVGRETIGWDEKYGNPEWHQVPGKPHLRRGIGAAFIMQGTAIPYLDMGGAFIKMNDDGSFNLMVGGADIGTGADTVIAQMVAEVLGVPVEDIIVHSGDTDFTPFDKGAYASSTTYISGGAAVRAAEVVAERIRIRAARLLNQRGDGPEVRPEDIQLADRKAMAPDGRAVTFAESALNALHLEDHEQIMGSASMWTPKSPPPFGVQFAEVVVDTETGQVTVERILTVLDSGVIINPLGASGQVEGAVQHSLGFALCEELTVDEAGRPLQRSFRDYHVFQTNEMPRVETIFVETFEPSHPFGVKSVSEIPMNGIAPAIANAVYDAVGVDIDANPLTPEKVWRALRAEAS
- a CDS encoding 2Fe-2S iron-sulfur cluster binding domain-containing protein, producing MWKTYILPATLNEALDALAEFGSKARLVAGATDLMLELKRGQRPEVEALIDITRIPGLEAIRLDEEGWVHLGPLVTHNHVVASSLLRQRAFPLVKACWEIGSPQIRNRGTVAGNLITASPANDTIAPLMALGARVTLRSKTGERTVALEDFYTGVRRTVMRPDEILTDVAFPALQPNQRGTFLKLGLRQAQAISVVNTAVVLTFADEARRRVAEAHITLGAVAPTIVHAKETEAYLAGKTLDDETIAEASRLAVRAARPIDDLRGSAAYRRKMVEVLVRRALEALAQGREREEVPAEPPLLWGQARSPWGQPLAQGVRFEVGRENVIEVTINGQRHTLRAGWQKSLLDFLRDEAGFTGPKEGCAEGECGACTVHLDGVAVMSCLVPAPRAHLAEVVTVEGLAQEKRLHPVQQAFVEAGAVQCGYCTPGFIMSAAKWLEEKPALDGESIRWALSGNLCRCTGYYKIVRAVEQAVRGGG